In one window of Gammaproteobacteria bacterium DNA:
- a CDS encoding peptidyl-prolyl cis-trans isomerase: MNSGNPGVLSQLIREPLLHFLVLGAGLFALYAMVNNDESRRGDRIIVDEQQISRLAEQFQRTWMRPPTRAELEGLAEDFVKEEVLYREALSLGLDQDDLVIRRRMRQKMEFLNADLAEMQTPTVAELQDWLDAHTDLYRKPATTSFEQIYFNPERSGDDAHQRASSLLERLNSQEMDVETLGDPTLLPATLEAATSSEISATFGSQLVEAIESAPEATWSGPYTSSFGLHLVRVTDRVPSRLPALTEIRRAVERDWLADRRLEANELFYDALRKRYRVEIYLPEIGKAPPLAARKP, encoded by the coding sequence ATGAACTCAGGAAATCCCGGTGTTCTATCGCAGCTCATCCGCGAACCGTTACTGCATTTTCTCGTACTGGGCGCCGGATTGTTCGCCCTGTACGCCATGGTCAACAACGACGAAAGCAGGCGGGGCGACCGGATCATCGTCGATGAACAGCAGATCTCCCGCCTTGCCGAACAGTTCCAGCGTACCTGGATGCGCCCGCCGACCCGGGCGGAGCTGGAAGGACTGGCCGAGGACTTCGTCAAGGAAGAGGTCCTCTACCGCGAGGCGCTGTCCCTCGGTCTCGACCAGGACGATCTGGTCATCCGCCGTCGCATGCGCCAGAAGATGGAGTTTCTGAACGCGGACCTCGCCGAAATGCAGACCCCGACGGTCGCTGAGTTGCAGGACTGGCTGGACGCACACACCGACTTGTACCGTAAGCCGGCGACCACGAGCTTCGAGCAAATCTACTTTAACCCCGAGCGGTCAGGCGACGATGCGCATCAGCGGGCTTCCAGCCTGCTGGAAAGGCTCAACTCGCAGGAGATGGACGTCGAGACGCTCGGTGACCCGACGTTGTTGCCCGCCACGCTCGAGGCCGCCACGTCAAGCGAAATCTCGGCCACCTTTGGCAGTCAACTGGTAGAGGCCATCGAAAGCGCACCCGAAGCGACATGGAGCGGGCCCTACACCTCGAGTTTCGGCCTGCACCTCGTTCGGGTGACCGACCGAGTGCCGTCCCGTCTGCCCGCGCTCACCGAGATCCGCCGCGCGGTGGAACGTGACTGGTTGGCGGACCGCCGGCTCGAAGCCAACGAACTGTTCTACGACGCGCTGCGCAAACGCTACCGTGTCGAGATCTACCTGCCGGAGATCGGCAAGGCGCCACCGCTCGCGGCCCGCAAGCCATGA
- a CDS encoding HupE/UreJ family protein — MSKGLRAISRFAVVVLLLTPGIRNVSAHEVRPGYLEISEFDEGHYDVLWKVPAKGERRLGLYVLFPETCSGTEPSTRFMGGGYLERWRVTCDETLTGGEVSIEGLPATRTDVLARFNRADGTTQTVRLTPAQPSFTISASSSTTEVITTYLGLGIEHILLGIDHLLFVLALLFLVRSWPRLIGTVTAFTVAHSITLVAATLGWVQLPQAPVEAAIALSILFVAAEILHTRQGHPGLAARAPWVVAFVFGLLHGLGFAGALREIGLPEHAIPLALAFFNIGVEAGQLLFIAAVFLLLWSVKQTRVRVTGRTFTNAWSAATMVSAPAAYMIGSLAAFWVIERTLGFWS, encoded by the coding sequence ATGAGCAAGGGGCTCCGCGCGATATCGCGTTTCGCCGTTGTCGTTTTGCTGCTGACGCCTGGCATCCGGAACGTGTCGGCACACGAGGTCCGCCCCGGTTACCTGGAGATCAGCGAATTCGACGAAGGGCACTACGACGTGCTGTGGAAGGTCCCGGCCAAGGGCGAACGACGGCTCGGGCTTTACGTGCTTTTCCCGGAGACCTGCAGCGGTACCGAGCCGAGTACCCGATTCATGGGGGGTGGTTACCTCGAGCGGTGGCGCGTGACCTGCGACGAGACCCTGACCGGTGGCGAGGTGAGCATCGAGGGGTTGCCTGCCACCCGAACCGATGTCCTCGCCCGTTTCAATCGGGCGGACGGCACGACGCAGACCGTACGCCTGACGCCCGCGCAACCATCATTCACGATTTCCGCCTCGAGCAGTACCACCGAGGTCATCACCACCTATCTGGGTCTGGGTATCGAACACATCCTGCTCGGCATCGATCACCTGCTGTTCGTGCTCGCCCTGCTGTTCCTGGTGCGCAGCTGGCCGCGGCTGATCGGCACGGTGACCGCGTTTACCGTTGCGCACAGCATCACGCTGGTCGCCGCAACGCTCGGCTGGGTACAGCTACCACAAGCCCCGGTGGAGGCCGCGATCGCGCTCAGCATCTTATTCGTCGCGGCAGAGATCCTGCATACCCGACAGGGACACCCGGGCCTTGCCGCGCGGGCCCCCTGGGTAGTGGCCTTCGTCTTTGGCCTGCTGCACGGTCTAGGGTTTGCCGGGGCATTGCGCGAGATCGGTCTGCCGGAGCACGCCATTCCCCTGGCGCTGGCCTTTTTCAACATCGGCGTCGAGGCCGGACAACTGCTGTTCATCGCCGCGGTATTTCTCCTGCTCTGGTCCGTCAAGCAGACCCGTGTCCGGGTCACCGGCAGGACATTCACGAACGCCTGGAGCGCAGCCACCATGGTATCCGCGCCTGCGGCCTATATGATCGGATCGCTCGCCGCGTTCTGGGTCATCGAGCGGACCCTCGGTTTCTGGAGTTAG